One genomic segment of Erythrolamprus reginae isolate rEryReg1 chromosome 2, rEryReg1.hap1, whole genome shotgun sequence includes these proteins:
- the KIFC1 gene encoding kinesin-like protein KIFC1, whose amino-acid sequence MERPAAPRQPLAPHAAPGGSRLPRPGLRGKRPAPPDENAPPAPQKRARVAADPGAKGGADPGGGSRPRAAPAAPRGLPRTSGRRRSSARVTIAALPAAPLAGPPAAPSGGRGQKRAPWDLKGQVSDLQAKVGVFKEKVKGLTGENEALKSQLGALQEELTETTGRNGELSSRVSLLDSELQVWREQARESGQKVSELLATEERLEGQCRGQAQRIGQLEALNREIAEGSREQAVRLKATEESLQEAEQSLSGQRELTEGLRVRLEVLEERLHQGDMERRGLHNSLQELKGNIRVFCRVRPLLSSERQAQKVASHLRFPADNNKGLVLSRAEESHVGRERKEDINYEFSFDRVFPPSSSQESVFEEISLLVQSALDGYHVCIFAYGQTGSGKTYTMEGPDETAPATAGMIPRAVRQVFASSREMGANGWKYQFTASFLEIYNESLRDLLVVRPEQSGELEIRRVSQLTEELHVPNLSCVPVSSEEEVRKLLLRAKTHRSVARTILNERSSRSHSLFQLRLEGTNAKRGLHTSSVLSLVDLAGSERLDKSLSTGERLKETQAINTSLSTLGLVITALSNKEAHVPYRNSKLTYLLQNSLGGSSKMLMFVNISPLEENFGESLNSLRFARKVNECVIGTASSNRK is encoded by the exons ATGGAGCGGCCCGCTGCCCCCCGACAGCCCCTGGCGCCCCACGCGGCTCCCGGAGGCTCCCGGCTGCCCCGCCCGGGACTCAGGGGGAAGCGCCCCGCCCCCCCCGACGAGAACGCGCCCCCCGCGCCCCAG AAACGGGCGCGCGTGGCGGCGGACCCCGGAGCGAAGGGCGGTGCCGACCCCGGAGGAGGGAGCCGTCCCCGAGCAGCCCCCGCTGCGCCCCGCGGCCTCCCGCGCACCTCCG GACGACGGCGGTCCTCGGCCAGAGTCACCATCGCTGCCCTCCCGGCCGCCCCCCTCG caggacccCCAGCTGCTCCCTCAGGCGGAAGGGGGCAGAAGCGAGCCCCCTGGGACCTGAAGGGGCAGGTCAGTGACCTCCAGGCCAAGGTGGGGGTCTTCAAGGAGAAGGTCAAAGGGCTGACCGGGGAGAATGAGGCCCTCAAGAGCCAGCTGGGGGCGCTGCAGGAGGAGCTGACGGAGACCACCGGCCGGAATGGGGAGCTGAGCAGCCGGGTCag TCTGCTGGATTCGGAGCTGCAGGTCTGGCGGGAGCAGGCCAGGGAGAGCGGCCAGAAAGTGTCGGAGCTGCTGGCCACGGAAGAGCGGCTGGAGGGGCAGTGCCGGGGCCAAGCGCAGAGGATCGGGCAGCTGGAGGCCCTCAACCGGGAGATCGCGGAGGGCAGCCGGGAGCAGGCGGTCCGGCTGAAGGCCACAGAG GAGTCGCTGCAGGAGGCGGAGCAGAGCCTGTCGGGGCAGCGGGAGCTGACCGAGGGGCTGAGGGTCCGGCTGGAGGTCCTGGAGGAGCGGCTGCACCAGGGGGACATGGAGCGACGCGGCCTCCACAACTCTCTGCAGGAGCTGAAG GGAAACATCCGCGTCTTCTGCCGAGTGCGGCCCTTGCTGTCCAGCGAGAGGCAAGCCCAGAAGGTCGCCAGCCACCTGCGCTTCCCGGCCGACAACAACAAGGGCCTCGTGCTGTCCAGGGCGGAGGAG TCTCACGTCGGCCGCGAACGCAAGGAGGACATTAACTACGAGTTCAGCTTTGACCGGGTGTTCCCCCCGTCCAGTTCCCAGGAGAGCGTCTTTGAGGAAATCTCCCTGCTTGTTCAG TCGGCCTTGGACGGCTACCACGTCTGCATTTTCGCCTACGGGCAAACGGGCAGCGGCAAGACCTACACGATGGAAGGCCCCGATGAGACGGCCCCCGCGACGGCAGGCATGATTCCTCGGGCCGTGCGTCAGGTCTTTGCCTCCTCCCGTGAGATGGGGGCCAACGGGTGGAAG TACCAATTCACAGCCAGCTTCCTGGAGATCTACAACGAGTCTCTGCGGGATCTGTTGGTGGTGCGGCCAGAGCAGAGCGGGGAGCTGGAGATCCGGCGAGTGAGCCAACTGACCGAGGAGCTGCACGTCCCCAACCTCTCCTGCGTCCCCGTCTCTTCCGAGGAGGAG GTCCGGAAGCTGCTGCTGAGGGCCAAAACCCACCGCTCTGTGGCCAGGACCATCCTGAACGAGCGCTCCTCCCGCAGCCACAGCCTCTTCCAGCTCCGCCTGGAGGGGACAAACGCCAAGCGGGGGCTCCACACCTCCT CTGTGCTGAGTTTAGTGGACCTGGCAGGCAGCGAGCGGCTGGACAAGTCTCTGTCCACGGGGGAGCGGCTGAAGGAGACCCAGGCCATCAACACCAGCCTCTCCACCCTGGGCCTGGTCATCACCGCCCTCAGCAACAAG GAGGCCCACGTCCCTTATCGCAACAGCAAGCTGACCTACCTGCTCCAGAACTCTCTGGGGGGCAGCTCCAAAAT gctgatgTTTGTGAACATCTCCCCCCTGGAGGAGAACTTTGGCGAGTCCCTGAACTCCCTCCGCTTTGCTAGGAAG GTGAACGAGTGCGTCATCGGGACGGCCTCCAGCAACCGGAAGTGA
- the DAXX gene encoding death domain-associated protein 6 isoform X3 encodes MSPQSRRGPRREEEPICLPARPVLGRETSAFPPAGTLSDKAAASFPLPPVRTITWRRGASASGPAQWAGGQDLSLRRGERNRNLKAAAAAAAVGAATSGVDAAAAATLAPRRSRYPSAAAPGPVPAWGAPFPGDARRPRAPTAMTSPPPDDGASSSDCIIVLDDDNDGDRGPAPATPPPPDGPLRPPSPPPTAPPLDGSPPGGQKGLRAENERLFQEFVAFCSEHTKDTPEVITYLSGRHQKTNPEYLASVEFHNVLSRCLTRVQARRNKIYVYINELCTSFRAHSQRKKAVAPVPAEAQDAPAAPAPQTPAKPCVDAKRQIRYLENLLRVYAREIQRLQEQELDLAALDSQDSAYLQESRLKRRLMHVFKRLCQLKDCSSLTGRVIEQRIPYRGTRYPEVNRRIERLINQPESFPDFADILKVVQKASARHSLGLPKRQMEAMAADAFRDVGARLQERRHLDLVYNFGSHLTDQYRPNTDPATGDAELSRHLHRNQLLGHQRLEEVIAQFAQLQDKSQEQPQPGGRPPRQDGGGTQPGRAAEGEPASPKESVSGTVAEEDSAGPQESGQKKGSSEEEEEEEEEEDSDSESDLDAELAHCLDAGEVDEEEDEEQEAAAGEAPPALDAEADQQMEVPEVALSSADEEEEEEEEEEEEDGLLGSSGDSPGQQEEGAVREVSPAPSIQEEEEEEAPPAKRPHLLENGELNGQPPCKRSRTAWGQTPVSSSSSPPCRAPTCIRVPSSGSEGEDEEGPPPQSPGPAADSTRPDSPGLSLVSSTQGSPPAPPRQQQQDERLTRTSVATQCDPEEIIVLSDSE; translated from the exons ATGTCGCCCCAATCGCGGCGCGGACCGAGGCGGGAGGAGGAACCCATCTGCCTACCGGCGAGGCCTGTCCTCGGCCGGGAGACGTCCGCGTTTCCGCCAGCGGGAACGCTCAGTGACAAGGCCGCTGCctcattccccctcccccctgtcCGTACAATAACATGGCGGCGCGGAGCATCCGCTTCCGGTCCTGCGCAGTGGGCGGGGGGGCAGGACCTCAGTCTGAGGCGAGGCGAGCGGAACCGAAACttgaaagccgccgccgccgccgccgccgttgGGGCCGCCACGTCGGGTGTGGACGCCGCCGCGGCCGCCACGCTCGCCCCCCGGAGAAGCCGCTACCCGTCTGCTGCCGCCCCGGGTCCGGTTCCCGCGTGGGGCGCTCCCTTCCCCGGCGATGCCCGACGGCCCCGCGCCCCGACGGCCATGACTTCCCCGCCGCCCGACGACGGCGCCTCCTCCTCCGACTGCATCATCGTCCTGGACGACGACAATGACGGCGACCGCGGCCCTGCCCCGGCCACGCCCCCGCCCCCCGACGGCCCCCTCCGCCCGCCCTCGCCCCCCCCGACGGCCCCCCCGCTGGACGGCAGCCCCCCCGGCGGGCAGAAGGGGCTCCGGGCCGAGAACGAGCGGCTCTTCCAGGAG TTCGTGGCCTTCTGCTCCGAGCACACCAAGGACACCCCCGAGGTCATCACCTACCTGTCTGGCCGCCACCAGAAGACCAACCCGGAGTACCTGGCCTCCGTGGAGTTCCACAACGTCCTGAGCCGCTGCCTGACGCGGGTGCAAGCCAGGAGGAACAAGATCTACGTCTACATTAACGAACTCTGCACCAGCTTCCGGGCCCATTCGCAGAGGAAAAAGGCCGTGGCCCCTGTCCCCGCAGAGGCCCAGGACgcgccggctgcccccgccccccagacGCCCGCCAAGCCCTGCGTGGACGCCAAGCGGCAGATTCGCTACCTGGAGAACCTGCTGCGGGTTTACGCCAGAGAGATCCAGCGGCTGCAGGAGCAAGAGCTGGACTTGGCAGCCCTGGACAGCCAGGACTCGGCCTACCTGCAGGAGAGCCGCCTCAAACGCCGGCTGATGCACGTCTTCAAGCGCCTCTGCCAGCTGAAGGACTGCAGCAGCCTGACCGGCCGCGTCATCGAGCAGCGCATACCCTACCGCGGGACTCGCTACCCGGAGGTCAACCGGCGCATCGAGCGGCTGATCAACCAGCCGGAGTCCTTCCCGGACTTTGCCGACATCCTCAAGGTGGTGCAGAAGGCCAGTGCCCGTCACAGCCTGGGGCTGCCCAAGCGCCAGATGGAGGCCATGGCCGCTGACGCCTTCCGTGACGTGGGGGCCCGGCTGCAAGAGCGACGCCACCTCGACTTGGTCTACAACTTCGGCAGCCATCTGACCGACCAGTATCGGCCTA ATACTGACCCGGCCACGGGAGACGCGGAGTTGTCCCGCCACCTGCACCGCAACCAGCTCCTGGGTCACCAGCGCCTGGAGGAGGTGATTGCTCAGTTCGCGCAGCTGCAGGACAAGAGCCAGGAGCAGCCGCAGCCGGGGGGGAGGCCCCCCAGGCAGGACGGTGGGGGCACCCAGCCCGGCAGAGCGGCCGAGGGGGAGCCGGCCTCCCCGAAGGAGTCTGTCTCGGGCACAGTCGCCGAAGAG GACAGCGCAGGCCCCCAGGAGAGCGGTCAAAAAAAGGGATcgtcggaggaggaggaggaggaagaagaggaggaagactcgGACTCTGAGTCGGACCTGGACGCAGAGCTGGCCCACTGCCTGGACGCTGGAGAGGTggacgaggaggaggacgaggagcagGAGGCGGCAGCAG GTGAGGCCCCCCCTGCCCTGGACGCAGAGGCCGACCAGCAGATGGAGGTGCCCGAGGTGGCCCTGTCCTCTgcggacgaggaggaggaggaggaggaagaagaggaggaggaagatggactGCTGGGCTCCTCCGGGGACTCTCCTGGCCAGCAGGAGGAGGGGGCAGTGAGGGAGGTCAGCCCCGCCCCCTCgatccaggaggaggaggaggaagaggccccaCCCGCTAAGCGCCCCCACCTGCTGGAGAACGGGGAGCTGAACGGGCAGCCCCCCTGCAAGAGGAGCCGGACCGCCTGGGGGCAGACCCCCGTGTCCAGCAG CAGCAGCCCCCCCTGCAGGGCCCCCACCTGCATCCGGGTGCCCAGCTCCGGCTccgagggggaggacgaggagggGCCGCCCCCGCAGAGCCCGGGCCCCGCTGCCGACTCCACCCGGCCGGACTCCCCGGGGCTCAGCCTGGTGTCCAGCACCCAGGgcagcccgccggccccgccacggcagcagcagcaggacgAGCGCCTCACCCGG aCCAGCGTGGCCACTCAGTGCGACCCGGAGGAGATCATCGTCCTCTCCGACTCGGAGTAG
- the ZBTB22 gene encoding zinc finger and BTB domain-containing protein 22 — protein sequence MAEAAAVQVAFPEATRALLEALNRQRLDGQLCDLSIHVQGRVFRAHRAVLAACSPYFHDQVLLKDLRAVELPSVMDPGAFELVLAAAYTGRLRMARDDLVNFLTVGSVLQMWHIVDKCTELLKERQRRPPDASASAASSSSGAPVGESQSPSSSSYFSPRRDGPEQPRPDDEGLRRAAPRRLRPPAPFARSAEPDDGSSEARRPAYVRPSPVPQRQWAPVKKERGGRGGGPEGEGEEGLVLPCEEDEDEEEEEPPGPAALSISDVRTLSEAAPPEEQVNFCESSQDVAFPPAPPPPPAPPTGPRALLPLELPGGPLLLLPASGASGAPASSVEHGAVQLPGGASGESSKIFLCHCGKAFSHKSMRDRHVNMHLNLRPFDCPVCNKKFKMKHHLTEHMKTHTGLKPYQCHVCGKKFMWRDSFMRHKGHCERRHRLGAAAGSLLPGNTATAPARKEAASSPSRIPGEAEWATGRSPPQRPGLCGRQQHVSPRTGALPLSLDGPRHCPFLVSAGGGAAAKVSPLSSHHAVGPALGGGLIDSGAPQALFCSPCLKSSFGGGEEGDAE from the coding sequence AtggcggaggcggcggcggtgcaGGTGGCCTTCCCGGAGGCGACGCGGGCGTTGCTGGAGGCGCTGAACCGGCAGCGGCTGGACGGGCAGCTGTGCGACCTGTCCATCCACGTGCAGGGCCGCGTCTTCCGCGCGCACCGGGCGGTGCTGGCCGCCTGCTCGCCCTACTTCCACGACCAGGTGCTGCTGAAGGACCTGCGGGCGGTGGAGCTGCCCAGCGTGATGGACCCGGGCGCCTTCGAGCTGGTGCTGGCCGCCGCCTACACGGGGCGCCTCCGCATGGCCCGCGACGACCTGGTCAACTTCCTGACGGTGGGCAGCGTCCTGCAGATGTGGCACATCGTGGACAAGTGCACCGAGCTGCTCAAGGAGCGGCAGCGACGCCCGCCCGACGCCTCTgcctccgccgcctcctcctcctcgggggcGCCCGTCGGGGAGAGCCAGTcgcccagcagcagcagctactTCAGCCCGCGCCGCGACGGCCCCGAGCAGCCCCGCCCGGACGACGAGGGCCTCCGCCGGGCCGCCCCGCGACGCCTCCGCCCGCCCGCACCCTTCGCCCGCAGCGCCGAGCCCGACGACGGCAGCAGCGAGGCTCGACGGCCGGCCTACGTGCGCCCCAGCCCGGTCCCGCAGCGGCAGTGGGCGCCGGTGAAGAAGgagcggggcgggcgggggggcggcccggagggggagggggaggaaggcctGGTGCTCCCCtgcgaggaggacgaggacgaggaggaggaggagccgcccGGGCCCGCCGCCCTGAGCATCAGCGATGTCCGGACGCTGAGCGAGGCGGCCCCGCCCGAGGAGCAGGTCAACTTCTGCGAGTCCTCCCAGGACGTGGCCTTCCCCCCCGCGCCGCCCCCGCCGCCGGCCCCTCCCACCGGCCCGCGGGCCCTGCTGCCCCTGGAGCTGCCGGGCggccccctgctgctgctgccggcctCGGGGGCCTCGGGGGCCCCTGCGTCGTCGGTGGAGCACGGGGCGGTGCAGCTGCCGGGGGGGGCCTCGGGGGAGAGCAGCAAGATCTTCCTGTGCCACTGCGGCAAGGCCTTCTCCCACAAGAGCATGCGCGACCGGCACGTGAACATGCACCTGAACCTGCGGCCCTTCGACTGCCCTGTCTGCAACAAGAAGTTCAAGATGAAGCACCACCTGACCGAGCACATGAAGACCCACACGGGCCTCAAGCCCTACCAGTGCCACGTCTGCGGCAAGAAGTTCATGTGGCGGGACAGCTTCATGCGCCACAAGGGCCACTGCGAGCGCAGGCACCGGCTGGGGGCAGCGGCTGGGAGCCTCCTCCCGGGCAACACCGCCACCGCACCGGCCAGGAAGGAGGCGGCCTCATCACCCTCACGCATCCCCGGGGAGGCCGAGTGGGCCACGGGACGGTCCCCCCCGCAGCGACCTGGGCTTTGCGGGCGGCAGCAACATGTGAGCCCCAGAACAGGTGCCCTCCCTCTGTCACTGGACGGGCCCCGACACTGCCCCTTCCTGGTCTCTGCAGGGGGTGGGGCGGCTGCGAAGGTCTCCCCTCTGTCTTCCCACCATGCAGTGGGCCCAGCCCTGGGAGGGGGGCTCATCGACTCTGGTGCCCCCCAGGCCCTCTTTTGCAGCCCTTGCCTGAAatcttcttttggggggggagaagagggtgATGCTGAGTGA
- the DAXX gene encoding death domain-associated protein 6 isoform X1, with product MSPQSRRGPRREEEPICLPARPVLGRETSAFPPAGTLSDKAAASFPLPPVRTITWRRGASASGPAQWAGGQDLSLRRGERNRNLKAAAAAAAVGAATSGVDAAAAATLAPRRSRYPSAAAPGPVPAWGAPFPGDARRPRAPTAMTSPPPDDGASSSDCIIVLDDDNDGDRGPAPATPPPPDGPLRPPSPPPTAPPLDGSPPGGQKGLRAENERLFQEFVAFCSEHTKDTPEVITYLSGRHQKTNPEYLASVEFHNVLSRCLTRVQARRNKIYVYINELCTSFRAHSQRKKAVAPVPAEAQDAPAAPAPQTPAKPCVDAKRQIRYLENLLRVYAREIQRLQEQELDLAALDSQDSAYLQESRLKRRLMHVFKRLCQLKDCSSLTGRVIEQRIPYRGTRYPEVNRRIERLINQPESFPDFADILKVVQKASARHSLGLPKRQMEAMAADAFRDVGARLQERRHLDLVYNFGSHLTDQYRPNTDPATGDAELSRHLHRNQLLGHQRLEEVIAQFAQLQDKSQEQPQPGGRPPRQDGGGTQPGRAAEGEPASPKESVSGTVAEEDSAGPQESGQKKGSSEEEEEEEEEEDSDSESDLDAELAHCLDAGEVDEEEDEEQEAAAGSFGEAPPALDAEADQQMEVPEVALSSADEEEEEEEEEEEEDGLLGSSGDSPGQQEEGAVREVSPAPSIQEEEEEEAPPAKRPHLLENGELNGQPPCKRSRTAWGQTPVSSSSSPPCRAPTCIRVPSSGSEGEDEEGPPPQSPGPAADSTRPDSPGLSLVSSTQGSPPAPPRQQQQDERLTRTSVATQCDPEEIIVLSDSE from the exons ATGTCGCCCCAATCGCGGCGCGGACCGAGGCGGGAGGAGGAACCCATCTGCCTACCGGCGAGGCCTGTCCTCGGCCGGGAGACGTCCGCGTTTCCGCCAGCGGGAACGCTCAGTGACAAGGCCGCTGCctcattccccctcccccctgtcCGTACAATAACATGGCGGCGCGGAGCATCCGCTTCCGGTCCTGCGCAGTGGGCGGGGGGGCAGGACCTCAGTCTGAGGCGAGGCGAGCGGAACCGAAACttgaaagccgccgccgccgccgccgccgttgGGGCCGCCACGTCGGGTGTGGACGCCGCCGCGGCCGCCACGCTCGCCCCCCGGAGAAGCCGCTACCCGTCTGCTGCCGCCCCGGGTCCGGTTCCCGCGTGGGGCGCTCCCTTCCCCGGCGATGCCCGACGGCCCCGCGCCCCGACGGCCATGACTTCCCCGCCGCCCGACGACGGCGCCTCCTCCTCCGACTGCATCATCGTCCTGGACGACGACAATGACGGCGACCGCGGCCCTGCCCCGGCCACGCCCCCGCCCCCCGACGGCCCCCTCCGCCCGCCCTCGCCCCCCCCGACGGCCCCCCCGCTGGACGGCAGCCCCCCCGGCGGGCAGAAGGGGCTCCGGGCCGAGAACGAGCGGCTCTTCCAGGAG TTCGTGGCCTTCTGCTCCGAGCACACCAAGGACACCCCCGAGGTCATCACCTACCTGTCTGGCCGCCACCAGAAGACCAACCCGGAGTACCTGGCCTCCGTGGAGTTCCACAACGTCCTGAGCCGCTGCCTGACGCGGGTGCAAGCCAGGAGGAACAAGATCTACGTCTACATTAACGAACTCTGCACCAGCTTCCGGGCCCATTCGCAGAGGAAAAAGGCCGTGGCCCCTGTCCCCGCAGAGGCCCAGGACgcgccggctgcccccgccccccagacGCCCGCCAAGCCCTGCGTGGACGCCAAGCGGCAGATTCGCTACCTGGAGAACCTGCTGCGGGTTTACGCCAGAGAGATCCAGCGGCTGCAGGAGCAAGAGCTGGACTTGGCAGCCCTGGACAGCCAGGACTCGGCCTACCTGCAGGAGAGCCGCCTCAAACGCCGGCTGATGCACGTCTTCAAGCGCCTCTGCCAGCTGAAGGACTGCAGCAGCCTGACCGGCCGCGTCATCGAGCAGCGCATACCCTACCGCGGGACTCGCTACCCGGAGGTCAACCGGCGCATCGAGCGGCTGATCAACCAGCCGGAGTCCTTCCCGGACTTTGCCGACATCCTCAAGGTGGTGCAGAAGGCCAGTGCCCGTCACAGCCTGGGGCTGCCCAAGCGCCAGATGGAGGCCATGGCCGCTGACGCCTTCCGTGACGTGGGGGCCCGGCTGCAAGAGCGACGCCACCTCGACTTGGTCTACAACTTCGGCAGCCATCTGACCGACCAGTATCGGCCTA ATACTGACCCGGCCACGGGAGACGCGGAGTTGTCCCGCCACCTGCACCGCAACCAGCTCCTGGGTCACCAGCGCCTGGAGGAGGTGATTGCTCAGTTCGCGCAGCTGCAGGACAAGAGCCAGGAGCAGCCGCAGCCGGGGGGGAGGCCCCCCAGGCAGGACGGTGGGGGCACCCAGCCCGGCAGAGCGGCCGAGGGGGAGCCGGCCTCCCCGAAGGAGTCTGTCTCGGGCACAGTCGCCGAAGAG GACAGCGCAGGCCCCCAGGAGAGCGGTCAAAAAAAGGGATcgtcggaggaggaggaggaggaagaagaggaggaagactcgGACTCTGAGTCGGACCTGGACGCAGAGCTGGCCCACTGCCTGGACGCTGGAGAGGTggacgaggaggaggacgaggagcagGAGGCGGCAGCAGGTAGCTTTG GTGAGGCCCCCCCTGCCCTGGACGCAGAGGCCGACCAGCAGATGGAGGTGCCCGAGGTGGCCCTGTCCTCTgcggacgaggaggaggaggaggaggaagaagaggaggaggaagatggactGCTGGGCTCCTCCGGGGACTCTCCTGGCCAGCAGGAGGAGGGGGCAGTGAGGGAGGTCAGCCCCGCCCCCTCgatccaggaggaggaggaggaagaggccccaCCCGCTAAGCGCCCCCACCTGCTGGAGAACGGGGAGCTGAACGGGCAGCCCCCCTGCAAGAGGAGCCGGACCGCCTGGGGGCAGACCCCCGTGTCCAGCAG CAGCAGCCCCCCCTGCAGGGCCCCCACCTGCATCCGGGTGCCCAGCTCCGGCTccgagggggaggacgaggagggGCCGCCCCCGCAGAGCCCGGGCCCCGCTGCCGACTCCACCCGGCCGGACTCCCCGGGGCTCAGCCTGGTGTCCAGCACCCAGGgcagcccgccggccccgccacggcagcagcagcaggacgAGCGCCTCACCCGG aCCAGCGTGGCCACTCAGTGCGACCCGGAGGAGATCATCGTCCTCTCCGACTCGGAGTAG
- the DAXX gene encoding death domain-associated protein 6 isoform X2, protein MSPQSRRGPRREEEPICLPARPVLGRETSAFPPAGTLSDKAAASFPLPPVRTITWRRGASASGPAQWAGGQDLSLRRGERNRNLKAAAAAAAVGAATSGVDAAAAATLAPRRSRYPSAAAPGPVPAWGAPFPGDARRPRAPTAMTSPPPDDGASSSDCIIVLDDDNDGDRGPAPATPPPPDGPLRPPSPPPTAPPLDGSPPGGQKGLRAENERLFQEFVAFCSEHTKDTPEVITYLSGRHQKTNPEYLASVEFHNVLSRCLTRVQARRNKIYVYINELCTSFRAHSQRKKAVAPVPAEAQDAPAAPAPQTPAKPCVDAKRQIRYLENLLRVYAREIQRLQEQELDLAALDSQDSAYLQESRLKRRLMHVFKRLCQLKDCSSLTGRVIEQRIPYRGTRYPEVNRRIERLINQPESFPDFADILKVVQKASARHSLGLPKRQMEAMAADAFRDVGARLQERRHLDLVYNFGSHLTDQYRPNTDPATGDAELSRHLHRNQLLGHQRLEEVIAQFAQLQDKSQEQPQPGGRPPRQDGGGTQPGRAAEGEPASPKESVSGTVAEEDSAGPQESGQKKGSSEEEEEEEEEEDSDSESDLDAELAHCLDAGEVDEEEDEEQEAAAGSFGEAPPALDAEADQQMEVPEVALSSADEEEEEEEEEEEEDGLLGSSGDSPGQQEEGAVREVSPAPSIQEEEEEEAPPAKRPHLLENGELNGQPPCKRSRTAWGQTPVSSSSPPCRAPTCIRVPSSGSEGEDEEGPPPQSPGPAADSTRPDSPGLSLVSSTQGSPPAPPRQQQQDERLTRTSVATQCDPEEIIVLSDSE, encoded by the exons ATGTCGCCCCAATCGCGGCGCGGACCGAGGCGGGAGGAGGAACCCATCTGCCTACCGGCGAGGCCTGTCCTCGGCCGGGAGACGTCCGCGTTTCCGCCAGCGGGAACGCTCAGTGACAAGGCCGCTGCctcattccccctcccccctgtcCGTACAATAACATGGCGGCGCGGAGCATCCGCTTCCGGTCCTGCGCAGTGGGCGGGGGGGCAGGACCTCAGTCTGAGGCGAGGCGAGCGGAACCGAAACttgaaagccgccgccgccgccgccgccgttgGGGCCGCCACGTCGGGTGTGGACGCCGCCGCGGCCGCCACGCTCGCCCCCCGGAGAAGCCGCTACCCGTCTGCTGCCGCCCCGGGTCCGGTTCCCGCGTGGGGCGCTCCCTTCCCCGGCGATGCCCGACGGCCCCGCGCCCCGACGGCCATGACTTCCCCGCCGCCCGACGACGGCGCCTCCTCCTCCGACTGCATCATCGTCCTGGACGACGACAATGACGGCGACCGCGGCCCTGCCCCGGCCACGCCCCCGCCCCCCGACGGCCCCCTCCGCCCGCCCTCGCCCCCCCCGACGGCCCCCCCGCTGGACGGCAGCCCCCCCGGCGGGCAGAAGGGGCTCCGGGCCGAGAACGAGCGGCTCTTCCAGGAG TTCGTGGCCTTCTGCTCCGAGCACACCAAGGACACCCCCGAGGTCATCACCTACCTGTCTGGCCGCCACCAGAAGACCAACCCGGAGTACCTGGCCTCCGTGGAGTTCCACAACGTCCTGAGCCGCTGCCTGACGCGGGTGCAAGCCAGGAGGAACAAGATCTACGTCTACATTAACGAACTCTGCACCAGCTTCCGGGCCCATTCGCAGAGGAAAAAGGCCGTGGCCCCTGTCCCCGCAGAGGCCCAGGACgcgccggctgcccccgccccccagacGCCCGCCAAGCCCTGCGTGGACGCCAAGCGGCAGATTCGCTACCTGGAGAACCTGCTGCGGGTTTACGCCAGAGAGATCCAGCGGCTGCAGGAGCAAGAGCTGGACTTGGCAGCCCTGGACAGCCAGGACTCGGCCTACCTGCAGGAGAGCCGCCTCAAACGCCGGCTGATGCACGTCTTCAAGCGCCTCTGCCAGCTGAAGGACTGCAGCAGCCTGACCGGCCGCGTCATCGAGCAGCGCATACCCTACCGCGGGACTCGCTACCCGGAGGTCAACCGGCGCATCGAGCGGCTGATCAACCAGCCGGAGTCCTTCCCGGACTTTGCCGACATCCTCAAGGTGGTGCAGAAGGCCAGTGCCCGTCACAGCCTGGGGCTGCCCAAGCGCCAGATGGAGGCCATGGCCGCTGACGCCTTCCGTGACGTGGGGGCCCGGCTGCAAGAGCGACGCCACCTCGACTTGGTCTACAACTTCGGCAGCCATCTGACCGACCAGTATCGGCCTA ATACTGACCCGGCCACGGGAGACGCGGAGTTGTCCCGCCACCTGCACCGCAACCAGCTCCTGGGTCACCAGCGCCTGGAGGAGGTGATTGCTCAGTTCGCGCAGCTGCAGGACAAGAGCCAGGAGCAGCCGCAGCCGGGGGGGAGGCCCCCCAGGCAGGACGGTGGGGGCACCCAGCCCGGCAGAGCGGCCGAGGGGGAGCCGGCCTCCCCGAAGGAGTCTGTCTCGGGCACAGTCGCCGAAGAG GACAGCGCAGGCCCCCAGGAGAGCGGTCAAAAAAAGGGATcgtcggaggaggaggaggaggaagaagaggaggaagactcgGACTCTGAGTCGGACCTGGACGCAGAGCTGGCCCACTGCCTGGACGCTGGAGAGGTggacgaggaggaggacgaggagcagGAGGCGGCAGCAGGTAGCTTTG GTGAGGCCCCCCCTGCCCTGGACGCAGAGGCCGACCAGCAGATGGAGGTGCCCGAGGTGGCCCTGTCCTCTgcggacgaggaggaggaggaggaggaagaagaggaggaggaagatggactGCTGGGCTCCTCCGGGGACTCTCCTGGCCAGCAGGAGGAGGGGGCAGTGAGGGAGGTCAGCCCCGCCCCCTCgatccaggaggaggaggaggaagaggccccaCCCGCTAAGCGCCCCCACCTGCTGGAGAACGGGGAGCTGAACGGGCAGCCCCCCTGCAAGAGGAGCCGGACCGCCTGGGGGCAGACCCCCGTGTCCAGCAG CAGCCCCCCCTGCAGGGCCCCCACCTGCATCCGGGTGCCCAGCTCCGGCTccgagggggaggacgaggagggGCCGCCCCCGCAGAGCCCGGGCCCCGCTGCCGACTCCACCCGGCCGGACTCCCCGGGGCTCAGCCTGGTGTCCAGCACCCAGGgcagcccgccggccccgccacggcagcagcagcaggacgAGCGCCTCACCCGG aCCAGCGTGGCCACTCAGTGCGACCCGGAGGAGATCATCGTCCTCTCCGACTCGGAGTAG